In Micromonospora ferruginea, the sequence GCGTACCCGCTCGGTGGCGGCCCGGGCGCGGGTGTCGGCGCGGCGCAGCGCGAGGCCGACCGCGACGGCGGCCAGCCAGCACAGCGTGTCGAGCACCGTCACCGCGGTGAGGCCGTGCTGGTTGTCCAGCGACGTGAGCAGGCTGCCGGCGATCACCAGCAGGCCCGCGCCGGCGACCGTGGCGGCGGTCCGTCGCGGTCGGGCGCGGACCACGGAGCCGACCAGGACGGCCAGCGCCAGCCCGGTGACCGGGCCGGGTTCCTGCGGCAGGTCCGCGACGAACGAGACGCCGACCGCGACGGCCGCCACGGCGAGGCCGGCCGCCGCCGTCCGCACCCGGTCCCGGCGTCGCGCCAGCGCCAGGGCGCAGACGACCACCCCGACCAGGGCATCGGGTACGGCGTAGCGGGGACCCCAACTGGTCGCGATCATGACGGCGGTGGCCGCGAGGCCGAGGGCGAACACCACGGCGAGGCCGAGGTCGAGCAGGAGGCCGGCCGGTCGACGCGTCTCGGTCATGCCACCAGGCTAGGAAAGTCCGGGGCCCGACGAACCGGCCGAAAGTACGGTCACGCCGGTGCTGTGCTATCCACGTGTCATGGCCGACGACCAGCACGTATCCCCGGCGGGTGCCGACATCCGCGACCACCGACTGATCTACGGCTGCATGGGGCTGGGCGGCGGGTGGGACGACGAACCGTACGGCGCGCCGGAGATCGCGGCGGCCGAGGCGGCGGTCGAGGCCGCCCTGGAGATCGGTGTCACCGCGTTCGACCACGCCGACATCTACCGCAACGGCAAGTCGGAGGCGGTCTTCGGCGAGGTGCTCGCCCGCGCCCCGGAACTCCGCTCGCGGGTGGTGCTGCAGAGCAAGTGCGGCATCCGCCTGACCGGCGACGACGGTCCGGGCCGGTACGACCTGCGCGGCGAGCACATCGTGCGCAGCGTCGAGCGGAGCCTGACCCGGCTGCGCACGGACGTGCTCGACGTCCTGCTGCTGCACCGGCCGGACCCGCTCGCCGAGCCGGACGAGGTGGCCGAGGCGCTGCACACGCTGCACCGGCAGGGCCTGGTGCGGCAGTTCGGCGTGTCGAACATGGCGGCGGCGCAGGTCGCCCACCTCCAGGCGTCGCTCGACGTGCCGCTGGTCGCCAACCAGTTGGAGATCAGCCTGGCCCGGCGCGACTGGGTCGAGGCCGGCGTGCTGGTGAACACCGCCGAGTCCACCGGCGTCGGGTTTCCGCTCGGCACGCTGGAACACTGCCGGGCGCACCGGATCGGCGTCCAGTCGTGGAGCCCGCTGGCGCGCGGGCGCTTCACCGGCGCGGGGCGGACGCCGGCCGACCGGGCGACCGCCGACCGGGTCGCCGCTCTCGCCGAGGCCAAGGGGACGACGCCGGAGGCGATCGTGCTGTGGTGGATCCAGCGGCACCCGGCGCGGGTGGCGCCGGTGATCGGCACCGCCAGTCCGGAGCGCATCCGGGCCTGCCGGGACGCGGTCCGTCGGGAGCCGGAGCTGACCCGCCAGGAGTGGTACGACCTGTGGGTGGTCGCGCGCGGCGCCCCGCTGCCGTGACGGTCCCGGGGGCGGCCGGTCGGGTCGCCCCCGGGCACGCGCCGGTCAGGCGAGCGCGCAGGCCGCGCCGTTGAGCGTGAACGAGGTGGGCCTGGCGGTGTTGCCGGTGTGGGTGGCCTGGAACCCGATGGTGGTCGACCCGTTGGGGCCGATGGTGCCGTTGTAGGCGACGTTGCGGGCGGTCACCTGGCCGGAGGCGGGGGAGTAGGAGGCGTTCCAGCCCGAGGTGATGCTCTGCCCGCCGGGCAGCGTGAACGCCAGCGACCAGCCGTTCACCGCGCTCGACCCGGTGTTGGTGATGGTGATGTTCTCAGTCAGCCCGGAGTTCCAGGCGTTGACCTCGACGCTCACCCGGCAGGCCCCGCCGCCGGGCGGGGGAGTGGTCGGGCCCGGGGTCGGCGACGTGGTCGGGGTCGGCGTCGGGCTGGGCGAGGTGGTCGGCGTGGGCGACGTGGTCGGGCTGGGCGTGCCGGTCAGGCCGAAGAACGCGATCGCGACCGCGGCCATGCCGGCGGACGGCAGGCTGTGCCCGGCGCCCTGGATGCTGTACGCCTCGACCTGCACGGTGCCGGCGCCGTCGGCCCAGCGGCGCCGGTTCCAGCCGGCCTGCGGCGTGTCCGTGGAGGTGGGCGTCTGGCTGAGCCCGAACACGTTGGTCCACTGCTCGATCTCCTCCTGGAGCAGCGAGTAGGGCACCAGGTTGTCGGCGGTGCCGTGCCAGAGCTGCACCCGGGGGCGGGGGCCGGTGTAGCCGGGATACGCCTGGCGGACCGCGTCACCCCACTGCTGCGGGGTCCGGTTCATGCTGCCGCCGGTGCACTGGCTGCTGCCCGGCGGATAGTCCGCCGCGTTCGCGAAGCAGTTGTAGGGCACGCCCATGAACGCCGCGCCGGCTTTGAACACGTCGGGGTAGAGCGCCAGCATGTGGTTGGTCATCATGCCGCCGGACGAGCTGCCGGTGGCGTAGACCCGGTCCGGGTCGGCGCCGTACTGCTGCTGGACGTAGCGGACCATCGAGACGATCGACACCGGGTCGCTGCCGCCGCCGCGCCGCTTGGCGGCGTCGGACCAGGTGTCGAAGCAGTTGCCGAAGCCGGCCTGCTGGGTCGCGCTGGGGTAGATCACGATGTAGCCGTACCGGTCGGCCAGCGAGGCGAACTCGCTGCCGGAGTAGAAGCCGGGGCCGGAGCCGCCGCAGCCGTGCATGGCCACCACGGTCGCCGGCCGGGCCGGCCGGTTGTCCGGGACGTAGACGTGCATCCGCATCCGCCCCGGGTTGTCGCCGAAGCTGGTCACCTCGGTCAGCGACGCCGCGTAGGCGGGTTGCGTCGCGGGGACCACCAGGCCGGCCGCCGCCAGCGTGGCGGCCACGGCGAGCAGGATCTTCCCTCTGGTTCTCACGGAGACTCCTTCGATCACCTGTGCAGGTTGACGTCGTGGGTGGTTCGCCCTGCCCGGCTCCGTGTCGGGTAGCAGATAGTGTTCCCGCCGGTCCCACAAGTGTCAATCGATGAATCGCGATGCGTTGCCGACCCCGATCTCCGTCTACAGTCGAGGCCCCGTCGCCGAGTCGACTCCGGAGTGCCCGTGGCCAGCGCGTTCGACATCGAGGAGATCTACCCCGACGAGCCCTCGGTGCGGCTGCCCCGGCGACAGTCCGGCGCCGCGCCGCAGGGTGTGGTGGTGACGCTGATGGCGGACTACACGCTGCGTACCCGGGCGGCGCTGCCCTCCGCGGCGATCGTGACGTTGCTCGCCGAGACCGGGGTGAGCAACGCCGGCGCGCGGACCGCGATCAGCCGGCTGGCCCGCCGGGGCGTGCTGGAGCGCAGCCGGCAGGGCCGCCACAGCTCCTACCGGCTCAGCCGCGGCGTCGCCGCCGACCTCTCCGCCGGCGGGAACTGGATCCTCACCTCCACCACCACCCCGACGGCGTGGGACGGGAGCTGGACGCTCGTCGCGTTCTCGCTGCCGCAGGACCGCGGCGCCCAGCGCCGCGCGCTGCGCGGGCAGCTCCGCTGGCTCGGCTTCGCGCCGCTCTACGACGGGCTCTGGGTCTCGCCGTACGAGCCGACCCCGCCGGCCCGGTCGCTGCTGGCCGGGCTCGCCCCCGGCGCGGTCACCGTCTTCCGGGCCCGGCAGGCCGCGCTGGACGGGGTCGGGCAGCGCGCGCCGATCGAGGCGTGGGACATCGCCGGCATCGCCGCGCAGTACCAGGAGTTCCTGCGCCGGTGGACCCCGCTGGCGTCCCGGACCGGCACGGTCGACGGCCCGGCCGCCGTGCGGGCGCGCACCGAGGTGATGGACACCTACCGGCGGTTCCCGACGCTCGACCCGCGGCTGCCGCGGGAACTCCTCCCGGCCGGCTGGCCCCGGCAGTCGGCCCACGACCTGTTCACGGCCGTCTACGACGGGCTCGCCGAGACCGCCGAGCGCCACGTCCGCGCGGTCGTCGCCCGGCACGCCGGCGGCACGCCACCGGACGGCGTCCGGGCGCACACCACCGCCGACATGCTCGCCGGCGTACGCCCGGACGGGTGCGGCGCGCCGCCGACGTGACGATCGGCCGCGGCGCGGGGTGGGCCGGGCCGGGCGGGCCGGCTCCCGGTCACGTCCGCCCGGCGGTCCGACCGTCCGTTCAGGCCGCCACCGCGTCCGGGCCGACCGGGGTACGCCGACCGAGCGCGGCCACCGCGACCAGGATGATCGGCACGAGCGTCAGGTGGCACCCGGCGAGCGTGGCCTTGCTGGTGGCGTCCAGGTCGGTGGGGAGCGTCATCGCGACGACGGTGAGCACCGCGAGCGCCGGGCCGACGATCGACGCGGCCCGGACCACCCAGCCGAACCGGGGCGCCAGCAGCGCCACGGCGGTGAGCCCGACCAGCAGCGGCAGCGCGCTGAACGCCGCG encodes:
- a CDS encoding DUF6069 family protein, encoding MADLPRAAVVALATVAAVVVNLVVYAVGRAAGGTFRFTAASGPAEVNAVTVAAFSALPLLVGLTAVALLAPRFGWVVRAASIVGPALAVLTVVAMTLPTDLDATSKATLAGCHLTLVPIILVAVAALGRRTPVGPDAVAA
- a CDS encoding PHB depolymerase family esterase translates to MRTRGKILLAVAATLAAAGLVVPATQPAYAASLTEVTSFGDNPGRMRMHVYVPDNRPARPATVVAMHGCGGSGPGFYSGSEFASLADRYGYIVIYPSATQQAGFGNCFDTWSDAAKRRGGGSDPVSIVSMVRYVQQQYGADPDRVYATGSSSGGMMTNHMLALYPDVFKAGAAFMGVPYNCFANAADYPPGSSQCTGGSMNRTPQQWGDAVRQAYPGYTGPRPRVQLWHGTADNLVPYSLLQEEIEQWTNVFGLSQTPTSTDTPQAGWNRRRWADGAGTVQVEAYSIQGAGHSLPSAGMAAVAIAFFGLTGTPSPTTSPTPTTSPSPTPTPTTSPTPGPTTPPPGGGACRVSVEVNAWNSGLTENITITNTGSSAVNGWSLAFTLPGGQSITSGWNASYSPASGQVTARNVAYNGTIGPNGSTTIGFQATHTGNTARPTSFTLNGAACALA
- a CDS encoding aldo/keto reductase; the encoded protein is MADDQHVSPAGADIRDHRLIYGCMGLGGGWDDEPYGAPEIAAAEAAVEAALEIGVTAFDHADIYRNGKSEAVFGEVLARAPELRSRVVLQSKCGIRLTGDDGPGRYDLRGEHIVRSVERSLTRLRTDVLDVLLLHRPDPLAEPDEVAEALHTLHRQGLVRQFGVSNMAAAQVAHLQASLDVPLVANQLEISLARRDWVEAGVLVNTAESTGVGFPLGTLEHCRAHRIGVQSWSPLARGRFTGAGRTPADRATADRVAALAEAKGTTPEAIVLWWIQRHPARVAPVIGTASPERIRACRDAVRREPELTRQEWYDLWVVARGAPLP
- a CDS encoding PaaX family transcriptional regulator C-terminal domain-containing protein, coding for MASAFDIEEIYPDEPSVRLPRRQSGAAPQGVVVTLMADYTLRTRAALPSAAIVTLLAETGVSNAGARTAISRLARRGVLERSRQGRHSSYRLSRGVAADLSAGGNWILTSTTTPTAWDGSWTLVAFSLPQDRGAQRRALRGQLRWLGFAPLYDGLWVSPYEPTPPARSLLAGLAPGAVTVFRARQAALDGVGQRAPIEAWDIAGIAAQYQEFLRRWTPLASRTGTVDGPAAVRARTEVMDTYRRFPTLDPRLPRELLPAGWPRQSAHDLFTAVYDGLAETAERHVRAVVARHAGGTPPDGVRAHTTADMLAGVRPDGCGAPPT